The window GAAAGCCCTTGCCTACATTGGCATAGACGTTGATGTTCCGATTGGGTTGCCACGACAGGTTGAAGCGCGGGCTCAGCGCATGAAACTTCCCCTTGCCATTATCGACCGCGGCATTTCCGAATATCGAACTGACACTGTGCTGGGTCCGCTTGTCTTCGAAGTAGCGCAATCCTACCAGCAAGTTGAGCGTGGGCATGATCTGATAACTCGCCTCGCCGAACGCGGCGAAGGACTTGGAATTCTCGGGACTGGTGCCGCTGACGCTCAATAGTAGCCCGGGCGGCAGGACGACAGGATTCTGGATGTCGATACCGTTTTGACTTCCGCGCGAGTCCCGATAGAAACCGCCGATTGTCCAGTTGAGCAGGTTGTCCCCGTTGGACGACAGGCGCACCTCTTGCGAGAAGATTTCGCTGCTGCTGTCGCCTTTGAGGCCGATGGACGAAACCGCACCTGGCGGGACGCCAAAGAACGGGAGGAATGGCAGGAAGGTCGCGGTAAGATCTAGGATCTGGTGGTTATTGCGGCGCAGGAGACTTGTCGAACTCAAGAGAGTCACGCTCCCGAAATCATAGGTGGCCAGAGCATTCGCCAAAGTGACTTTTGACGTGTACGGGGTGGGAAGCTGATCGAAGACCTTCTGGTCTGAGGTGCTCAGGTTCTGGGCACCAATCTCCAGCTCCTGATGCTGCACGGTGATGCCAAGCTTGAAGCGCTCGCCCAGCACCGTTGCCAGCTTGCCGCGAAGGGTCAGGGCGTGGCCCGAATTGACATTGCGCAAACCCAGCACCGGGTTGTCGATCCAGCCGCCAAAATTCTGGTAGGATCCGGCAAAGCGCGCGCCGAGCTGATCGGTGACGATTGGCACGTTGACCACGGCTTCGCCCTTCCAATCCGTTCCGCCGCTGGAGACGCCAGCGACTTCTCCCGTCGCCGAGGCCGATAGGTGATCCAGATCGACTTCATTGGTAATGTAGCGAATCGTGCCGCTAACGGCACCCTGGCCGTAAAGCGTGCCCTGGGGACCGCGAAGCACCTCGATTCGATTGATGTCGAGTAGGCGGACATCCTGGCCCGATTGGCCGGCTTCCATGTTGAGAGGTATTTCGTCCAGATAGACGCCGACAGTAGGCAAGCCGCTGTACGCCGAGACGCCGCGCAGATTGACCCGCTGCTGACCGGGCGCAAACTGCGTGATCGCGAGGCCCGGGACGGAAAACTGGGCGTCTTCGAGAGCGCTTGCGCCACGTTTGGCCAGTACCTCCCCCGTCACTGCTGTGATCGAGATCGGCACGTCGATCAGTTTCTGCTCCCGCTTCTGCGCGGTGACGATGATTTCACCATTAGCAGCACCTTCATCATCAGGCCTGTCCTGCGCCAGCGCCGGCGCCGCCGCCATGGCAAGCAATCCGAAAACTGTAACACCGACCGTGTCGCCAAGACTCTTTTTCATGTGCCCACCTCCCTCAGTTTGAAATAAAAACAGAGCATGCGCCCGTTTTTATTTATTTGCAAGAGGCTTAATCGAGTGACAAGAATACCGCCGGGCGAGAACGGTGAGAAAGAAGGGAGTAAAATGCCGAAGCGAGATGAGGATTACATGCGCCGTCAGCGCGACGCGATCGCCCGCGCGGCGCTGGGAGTGCTGATCGAAAAGGGCTATTACGAAACTACGCTACGCGACATCTGCCGCGCTGCGAATGCGTCGAACGGGGCGCTTTATTCATATTTTCCAACGCGCGAGGCGGTGGTTGTAGCTGCTTGCCTTATAGATCATGCCGAGCATTCGAAGGCCGAACTGCCCGTTGACTGGAAGAACTACGCTAGGCTGCCGGAAGCGCAGGACATGGCCGTGGGGAGTTACAATTCCAGACGGTTCAGACTATCTCTGCAATTTGTGGCCGCAATTTCGCAAATGAACGAACCGCCCGAAGGAATGGCGTTGATATTTCAGGTCCATCGGGACAACATCCGGCGAACCCTGCTCCGATTCCATGAGCGCGGTGTCATAGCATTGCCGCTTGGTATTGAAACCACGACAGATCTTCACTCCCAACTCTTCATCGGCGCTGAATATCAACTGACAGCGAACCGTGAGTATTCGAGGGAGAAAATCGGGAACGCCTTGGAGGCCGGCTTGGCCCTGTCGGCTGGGCTGGTTGAAGCGAAGTTTGGCCGCCCCAATAGCAAGGCCAACGCGGGCGTCAGCAATTGATTGAACTGCCCTAAAGTTATCGGAGGTTTGACTGCTATCGAGTGCTTGGGGAATTAGTCAGCGATCTGAAAGATCAACATGGCTGTTCCTGAGCCCTCGCCTCAGCCGAACTGAGTTCGAGAGCTGCCCGTTTGGACCTTCGAACTCAATCTTCTCAAGCTGGCAGCCACAGCGAGAATACCGCAACTCATTGCCAGTCCTAATTACAGATTGAGTAGAGTGGGGTCACCACCCTGAGCCATGATATTGTTTGAAATCGCGCGCTCGTTGGCGAAGCGATGAAGTGCGTGCGGCCCACCGGCCTTCGGTCCGGTGCCGGAAAGCCCGACCCCCCCAAAAGGTTGAACACCAACCACAGCACCCGTGATCGACCGGTTGATGTAGATGTTGCCAGCAGGTACGAGCGCCTGAATTTCGCGCGCGAAGCGCTCTATCCGGCTATGTACGCCGAGCGTCAGCCCATAGCCCCGCCCCGCAACGCGCGCTGTAAACTCAAGTAAATCGCTCGGATTATATCGGCAGACATGAAGGATAGGGCCGAACACCTCGCGCTCAAGGAAGTCCGGGACTGGAACCTCCGCGATCGTGGGCGCAAAATAGTACCCGGGAATGCCTGGCCCTTCACGGCGGGCCACAATCCTTGCTTCGCGCTCAAGCTTTTGCACATGCGCCTCTAGCCCGATCAGCGCTTCGGCATCGATTACCGGCCCGACGTCAATAGATGGATCTGTCGGATCACCGACCTTCAGTGCAGCAAGCGCTCCAGTCAAGCACTCGATAATGCTGTCGGCGCTATCGTGCGGAACGAACAGCATGCGCAGACCTGAGCAGCGCTGGCCAGCCGAATCGAAGGCGGAGACAATCACGTCGTCGACCACTTGCTCACGCAGCGCAGTCGTGTCGACGAACATGGCGTTCAAGCCGCCGGTTTCGGCGATGAACGGTATGATTGGACGGCGATTCTGTTCGGCCGTCGCGGCCAAACTCCGATTGATCGCCCAGGCTGTCTCGGTGCCCCCGGTAAACGCCACGCCATCTATGCACGGGTTAGCCACAATAGCGGCGCCGATGGTGGCTCCTTCTCCGGGAAGGAGCGCAAGGAGGCGAGAGTCGAGGCCGGCGGAGTGAAAAAGGTGAACCGCCATAGCTGCGATAAGCGGCGTCTGTTCTGCAGGCTTGGCTACAACAGCGTTGCCAGCGGCTAAGGCAGCCGCAATCTGCCCGGTGAAGATCGCCAGTGGGAAGTTCCAGGGGCTGATGCATGCGAACACGCCCCGTCCGAAGAGCTGCCACTGGTTGGTTTCGCCGACCGGGCCGGTCAGGGTTTGCGGCGGACCGAATTCCCTTTCGGCCATCATTGCATAGTAGCGGCAAAAATCGACCGCCTCGCGAACTTCGGCGACTGCGTCGTTGAAAGTCTTGCCCGCTTCGAGCGTAAGCAAAGCCATGAGGGGATCCATCTCGCCTTCAAGCGCGTCGCCCATGGCGCGAAGCACCTCTGCCCGCTCTTTTCCACCCGCACGATCCCAAGCGGGCTGAGCCGCCCGGGCAAGTGTAATCGCTGCATCGATATCGCCGACCCCAGCAGCGGCGACTTGCCCGATAACCTGTTCGGGCCGACCCGGCGCAAAGACTTCGATCGCCCCATTACTGCGCAGTTCGCCTGCGATGATAGGGCCTGCTTTTCGGTTTTCGTTGGTTTGCAACGCAATGTTCCGGATGTGGTTTTCCCGAACTACTGCCTGGCTCAGGTCGCGACCAAGAGGATTGGTCCGGTTTGGCCCGTAGATTTCACGCGGAATAGGGAGCCGTGGGTGGCGGTTGGGGCAAGCCTCGACCAAAGCAATTGGATCGCGCACCACATCGATAGTCGGAACGGACTCGTCCAGCAGAACGTGGACAAAGGAGCTGTTTGCCCCGTTCTCCAGCAGACGGCGCACCAGATAGGGCAAGAGTTCCTCATGCCCACCGACCGGTGCATAGGCGCGCAGGGTAAGGTGGCCGTAAGCTCTCTCGGCCGCCTCATAAAGAGCCTCGCCCATGCCGTGCAGGCGTTGATGCTCAATTGCGACATTTGCCTTCTCAGCCATATGGCGGACCGCTGCCAGCGTGTGCGCATTGTGCGTTGCGAACTGGGGATAGAGATGGGGGGCTGCTGCAATGAGCGCCTTGGCGCAAGCGAGGTAAGACAGGTCGGTGGCTGCCTTGGTCGTAAACACCGGATAGTCCGGCATGCCTGAGACCTGCGCTCGCTTGATCTCACTGTCCCAGTAGGCTCCCTTGACCAAACGGATCATAATCCGCCGCCCCGATCGGTGTGCCAAGTCCCTAAGCCCGGCGATGACGGCCATGCCCCGCTTCTGGTAAGCTTGAACCACGACGCCTAGTCCACGCCAAGCGCCGAGTTCGGGTTCGTGAGCGAGCCGCTCGACCAGCTTCAGGGAAAGTACCAATCGGTCAGCTTCCTCGGCATCGATTGCGAAGTTAAGATCGTGACGAGCGGCAATCAGAGCGAGCATCTTTAGCCGCGGATAAAGGGCGGCCCAGACGCGGTCTTCCTGTGCAGCCTCGTAGCGCGGAAAAAGCGCCGACAATTTGACCGAAACGCCGTGGCCTTGTTCCGGCCCGGCGCCATTGGCAGCCTGTCCGACAGCTTCGATGGCATCTGCATAGATTCGGGCATAGCGCTCCGCATCGGCATCTGTGCGTGCACCTTCGCCCAGCATGTCGAACGAGCACAGCATCTTCTCTCGCTTGGCGCGCTTCAAGGCGTCGGTGATCGTGCGGCCGAGCACGAATTGCTCGCCCATTATCCGCACCGCAGCCGCGACGGCCTGACGGATGACTGGCTCACCGACCTTTGCAGTCAGGCGCTTCAGGTAGCCGCTAACGTCCCGCTTTGCTTCTTCATCGACATCGACCAGCTTACCCGTCAACATCAGGCCCCATGTCGAGGCGTTCACGAACAGGCTGTCTGCCTTGCCTAGATGGCTCGCCCAATCGGCCATCGAGATCTTTTCGGCGATCAGGCGGTCGCGGGTTTGGGCGTCAGGCGTTCGCAGCAGGGCTTCGGCCAGACACATCAGTGCCAGTCCCTCGCGGGACCCCATTGAAAACTCTTTCAAGAAGCTTTCAACGACCCCCTGCTTGCGCGCCGAGGCACGGGCTCCTTCGACCAAGTCTGCCGCACATTCGACGACAGATTGTCGCTCTTCACTTGAAAGCGGCTCACTATCTAGCAAAGCGGAAATCACTTGCACCTCGGCAGTGAACTTTCCTTCATCCAGCTCGTCCCAATTCTGACCCAATGCCATCCCGTGCTTCCTCAATGAAGGACCATGACTTCTTTTGAATAGGCTAGCGAAGGTGATGGCGAATGTGCTTCGTATTTTTGTATTGCTTTTAAAATTATTATCGATATTATATCAAAATGGCTGAACTTTATTCGCTAGATACCACTGATCGCCGATTGATTGACGCCATGCAGAAGGACGGACGAATCACAAATCTGGATCTCGCAAAGTCTTGCGGAATCTCGCCAGCCGCCTGTCATGACCGTGTCAAAAGGCTTCGTGAAACTGGTGTAATACGCGCCACAGTAGCCCTAATCGAACCCAAGGCATTGGACTGCGACTTGCTCATATTCGTTGAGGTTTTGTTGGATCGAACGACAGATGATGTCTTTCGCGCATTTGCCGAACATGTGGCTTCAATCCCGGAAATCCTAGAATGCCATATGGTGGCAGGCGGGTTCGACTATCTCATCAAGGCAAGGGTGTCGGATATGACAGCCTACCGCACTTTTCTCGGGCACATTCTTGCCTCGGTCCCAGGCGTTCGCGAAACTCGCACGTATGCGGTGCTCGAAAAGGTCAAGGAGACAACACACCTTCCGGTCACAATGGCATAATCGTGAGTTTGATCGAAAGCGTCGCAATGAACGAAACCAAAAAATTCAAGCAATCCAGTCTACTTGATCCTGCGGTCGTGGCTGGAGATGCCGTCAAATAGTGCTCACCCGGTCAGGACACGGAATTGCTTCCGGAGGCGCTCGTGACGCTTGATAGCGTCTCTCCCCAAGGCTGGGAGCGATACACTAAAGCATTGCACCGAACGTAGGACCTTTTCTTCAACAACCAGATCAACAAGTTGAAACTTCGGGTGGTGCCGGAATTCCCTGAAGGTGTGTCAACTCTTAGTCCGGACGAGCCGGGCATCCCCAACTTTGAAAAGCTCTCCGATCTTTTGTTTACAACAACCGGGTGGCGTATCGTCGCAGTGCCCGGATTAATCTCGGACCAAGAATTTTGCGATCATTTAGCGAAGTGCCGATGTGTTTCCGGTCGGTTTATTCGCCAACCCGATCAAGTGGATTATCTTCAAGAACCAGACATCTTTTACGATGTGCTTGGACACGTATCGTTGCTGGAAAATCCTATTTTCGCCGCATACATGCAGGCCTTTGGAAAGGGCGGCCTCAGAGCTGAAGGCTATGGAGCATTGAAGAGGCTAGCCAGAATGTATTGGCACACAGTTGGATTTGGCCTGGTTCAATCTGATGGAGGCCAAAAGATATACGGTGCTGGAATAGCTTCCTAGGTTAGGGAAACTCATTTTTCGCTTGAAAGCCCTTCGCCGCATCGGTTGGGGTTCAACTTAGCCCGTCTGATGCGGACCCTCTATCGTATCGACGATTGCCAACCATCGTTCTTAGTGATCGACAGTTTTGAGGATCTGATACGGCAGACTTTAGAGACCGATTTCGAACCCCATTACTCGTCGGCCGCGGAATTGGCTGACTATGAGCTTGACGAAATCGTTCGTGAGGATTTGGTGTTCAATATCGGTACGCAGGCTCATGCCAGAGCAAAGTCCGTGCCTGCTTGGGCAATAAGTGGTTAGCTCTTGTTTCAAGCGGCAAGGCGCAGGCATGGCCCAATTCGATCACAAGGGTACTGTCAAAGCAATTGCACCTGATTGCAAAGCGAGCTGGTGAGGGTAGGGCTTTGCGATGCCCCGACCTTGCATAGCAGCCGGCCCGTTTCGCTATTTCAACTCGTCACCCGAGATCATCCGCCTGGTCGGGATGATGTATGTGCGGTTTCCCTTGAGCCTTCGAAATGTTGAAGACCTGCTGATTGAACGCGGGATCGACCTTTGCCGCGAGACGGTGAGGCTTTGGTGGAACCGTTTCGGCCCAATGTTCGCTGCTGATATCCGGCGCCAGCAGATCAATGCGATGCGCGGCTTTCGGCAGTGGCGCTGGCACCTCGATGAGGAGTTCGTGAAAATCAACGGTGAGCGGCATTATCTGTGGCGTGCGGTAAATCACGGAGGCGAGATATTCGAGAGCTATGTCACGAAAAAGCGCGACAAGGCTGCAGCTTTGACTTTCCTGAAGAAGGCGCTGAAGCGGCACGAACGCATGGAAACAATCGTCACTGACGGGATGCGATCCGACCCTGCCGCCATGCGGGAGTTGGGCAAACTAGATCGGCGCGAGGTGGGGTGTTGGTTCAACAATCGAGCCGAGCACTCACACTTGTTATTCCAACGACGGGAACGGGCCATGCAGCGATTTCGATGAATGAAATCGCTCCAGATGTTCGCCTCGGTCCATGCCAACGTCCACAACCATTCTAACCTGCAGCGCCAATCAATTTGCTAGAATGCATTACAGATTCCTTACGGGAAGTCTGCATGTCAGGTACCTAAGAGACTTTTTCCATTCGCAATCCACCCGTGAGCAAAACCGCTGCTGCACACAAAGCATATGCGATCATTAATGCGAAGGTGAGCGTTTGGGATGGCACGGAAGCGAATGAGTCTGAGCCGGAAGAAAGAGGAAGGCCAAAGGGGACCGAGTTAATCCCGCTGTGAATCATAATCGCTGGCAGTGTGCTGCCCGTCTTCAGATAGAAGTGGGTCATGATGATCGAGATCGCTACGTTTCCGATAATCATATAGGAGGTGAAAATCGGAAGTTGCCTTGTCCAAAACTGAGGCGATGCTGCTAGCTCATCTCTGCTCACGAGCAACGGTGAGAAGGGTACTGCATGGTGCCAAATGATCCACAGCACAGCTATCAGTATCGCTGCCTTAATCGGGGATACACCACTGTTGAGGAGGTGAGGGAGAAGAAATCCACGATAACCGGCTACTTCTTCCAGAACACCGCCGGGATTGAGAGTTAGGCCGACTAGGATCGCCGCCAGCAGCGCGGTTAATTTGACCCCCGCAAACGGACTCGGACCATCGACGCCATTTATCATCAAATGAGCAGCGATCCACATCAGGCACAGTAAAAGGAACAAAAAAACAATTTTTACATATGCACTGACGGCCTTCCGAACATCAATTCCATGGCGCCAAGGGCGTAGCCGGCCAAATATTTCGGTTACACCTTGACGTCCCCAGCCCATCGCAGCAACCGTCAAGCCGGCAAGCGAGGGAGAAGCGCCGTATCCGAAGAACATTATAAGCACAGGATTATCAGGTATCCGGATCAAACCCAGCGGTAATGCGATATATCCAAACTCTCGCAATTGGCGCCCTTCGACGATCGGAGCGTCAAGGCCAAATGCAAATGGCAGCAAAACGAAAAAGCCGAAGCCATATATCATTAGCAACGCCGCAAAAACGGCAAGTGGTCTGCGCTGAACGAATTCCCTCATCTTAATGTCTCCCAATATTGTGGGTCTGCCCACTTGCCAGAATTGCTCACCAGTATGCCGTATGTCTCTGATTTCTTGCCAACTTGGTCCGATCAAAGGCTGGCCTCATCTCCCAGTTGGCACGATCCCGGCAAACTAAAGTCGTATGGCAATTGGGCTGCAGGGCGCCATATTTCGATGCAATTCTAGATATTTGGCTAGAATGTGCTGTTCAAACTGTGAAACCCATCACGATCGCAGCGATTACCGTCATATCGGCATTAGTAACGTCGACATTTGCTCGCAGCGCAGTGCCGCACGTGCACAGGCCCTTCCAAATTATCAACTTTCATTCCCGGTCATTGCCATCGCTACTGGACTGCGCCTACCAAGCAGCCGACTTATCGAATTGAGTTGATGGCGCCAACTAGTGGTGCTTACCAAAAATTGCCTAATTTCAGATCCAATTCGCATCCGATCTCCATTGTCAAATTCGCGCGTGAAACAACGTGCGAGACACTCCCAATTCAGTAAACGACCTCCACTGCGGATCAGAATATCACCTGCACCTGAACGACGCTGCGAAACTTTTTGCATACCGTATACTTAAATTCAAGGCGCGATTTGAAAACTAACTGCTTCGATCTATGTGGCCTGGCTGCGGACAATGAGGGAAAGCTGGCCCTGCGTTCGGATAACCCTGAACTACAAAGTTGATTTCGCATACGAAATACGATAATACAAATCCCGTTAATGACTCGGGAGACGAAAATGGACTTCGCACTTGCCGGAATGAAAGAAGATTTGGCGAAACAGCTTGCCACCATCAGGGAGCTTGGTCTGATGGAGAACCTCGCCGAGCTGGCGGCCCAAGGCTATACCGTCGTGCCACCTGAAAAAGTGGCGCCAAGTTCAGACATCGCTGCGGCTCGTGATCGTTTGCTGGAAATTGCACGCGATGGAGGTGCGTTTGAGAGTGGTGAGAGCAATTTTCGCCCCGGTTTCTCTTATACGGTTTGGCTCCCTCTGGTTCAGGGCAATATATTTGAGAAATTCTTACTGAACCCAGCGGCGCTTGCACTTAGCAGCTACTTGCTCGGCAGCAGCATGGTGCTGAACAATAGTTTGGGATTTGTGAAGGGGCGTTCCGGCGATTCCTTTTACCGAATTCACACAGACAGCCTTATGATTCCCGATCCGTTTCCCCCCTACGCGCAGATTGTCAACTGCACTTTCATGTTAACGGATTATACCTTGGAGCGTGGCTGCATCGGAATTGTGCCCGGAAGTCACCGATATCTCCGCCATCCCACCGCTGATGAGGAAAAAGCATACGAATTACTGGAGCCGATCGAGGCTCCAGCTGGATCGCTACTTATCCTGCCCGCATATACTTGGCACGGCGCATTCCCAAACCTGACCGACGACACACGCGTCACCCTAGTGCAGGCATTCAGCCGAATCCACATAACGCCGTCAATCGATCGCAACATTCCGCAGGATATTATCGAACGGAACCCAGACAGATTTGCTAAATTGCTAGGCCGCGATCTGATTACAGGATTTGGTACCGAGGGACCTCAAATGAGTCGGTATGAGGACATGTACATGATTGAGCGCAACCCCCTCTCATAAGACCCGTTTTGGAGCAGGTGCACGAGTAAATGCTCTAGGGTGCGTGTTTAAGTTGGGTAGAAAAATTGGTCATTCCCCAGATCAATTCGGCATCTCGAATTACTGCTCCGCAAGGAACAACCATATGATCTCTACGCTCGCAGATGTTCCTCGCATGGCCGCCCATCGGTTCGGTGAGCGCATCGCTGTCGAATGCGGCAGGGAAAAGCTAAGCTTTGTCGAAATTGACCGCTTGTCAGATTTCATTGCATCAGATCTGGATATCAAAAAAAGTGATCGGGTTATTCTCTTCGGAGAGAACAGCACCTCCTGGATTACTCACTTTTATGGCATCCTCAAAGCAGGAGGCATTGTTGTGCCCGTCAATGCCTTGCTTACACATGAAGAAGTTGCTGTGATTGCGGCACATTGTGGTGCCAATACGGTAATCGTTTCGCCCGCGGTTCGGAATAAAATCGGCGATGGGCTACCCGGGCTTTCCCTTTTGTCTTGGGACAGAACGGTCGAAGCCACCAGCTATGTGCCACAAGTGATCTTGGACACCCAGCCCGCCGCGATCTGCTATACTTCAGGAACCACTGGAACGCCCAAGGGCGCGACGCTTACGCATCGGAACATGCTTTCAAACGCCCTCCTAACCGCGACGATGCACGTCAAGAACGAACGAGACGTAATGCTTAGCGCCCTGCCATGCTCCCATGTCTACGGCAACGTCGTCATGCAATCGACCTTTCTGTCTGGCGCAAAATTGAACTTGTTCGCGAATTTCGAACCTGGAGCCATGCTGGATGCAATTGAGCAACAGAAAGTGACGATCTTTGAGGGTGTGCCAACGATGTATTACTATCTGTTGGCCGAGAATCTTGAGGCAAGAGATCTATCTTCACTGCGCCTTTGCACCGTTGGAGGTCAGGCCATGCCTGTTGAAAGGATGAAAATGGCGCAGCGTCGCCTTGGCGCCAACCTCGTCGAGTTATGGGGAATGACCGAGCTGGCTGGTGTCGGCATGACTCACAGCGCCATAGCTGCGACAATCGGAGAAGCACCATTTGGCTCGATCGGCACGACATTGCCCTCATTAGAGGCAAGACTCATGAGTTTGACAAAACAGGGCGACCTCGCCGTGGAGGGCGAGGTCGGCGAACTGCAAATCCGTGGGCCTATTGTTATGCAAGGATACTGGAACGCAAAGGAAGCAACAGATGCCGCGATCGACGCGGACGGCTGGTTGGCAACCGGCGACATAGCGACGGCGGATAGCGCAGGTAATTACAAGATCGTGGATCGTAAGAAAGACATGATTCTGACTGCGGGATATAATATCTTTCCGACCGAACTCGAAGCGGTGATCGCGACCCACAGAGCCGTGTCGATGGTTGCCGTGGTTGGCATACCCGATCAACTCAAGGGCGAAATCCCTCGGGCGGTAATTGTTCCCAAAGATGGATACAATATCGACGTCGCCGAATTGGACGCGCATTGTCGCGCCAAGCTTGCCTCATACAAGATCCCCCGTGAGTTCGTATTTGTCTCTGAACTGCCCAAAACGAGCTCAGGCAAAGTCCTACGCCGTGCACTGAAGGAAACCTGATCGTGCCTACGAATTCTGTTGGAGGCCAGTGTCACCCATGCTGCCAATGCCGAGACCCAGAGACAAATTTATTCGGGAGTTAAGTAATGGATTTTGAGAATAGCTACCAGATGCTCATTAACGGGAAGCTTGTCAGCACTCCCACCAATTTTGAAGTACTCAATCCCGCAACTGAAGAGGTGATAGCTCGTGCACCCTGCGCGACGCGCGATCTGCTACGGGACGCGGTAACTGCGGCGAGGAATGCATTTCCTATATGGAGAGATACGCCTATTGCGGAGCGTCAGCGCGTCGTTCGGCAAATTGGAACGGCAATCGAAACCAATGCAGATGCGTTGAAGCGCCTCCTGACCCTTGAACAGGGTAAAGCTCGCGCAGGAGCCGACTGGGAGATTGATGGCTCGGCAGCTTGGTGCGCGGCGATCTCAGAGCAATCGCTCACGCCTGAAATCATCGAAAATGAGAAAAACCATTTTGTTGAAACGCGCCGCGTTCCATTGGGCGTTATCGGTGCAATCACACCTTGGAATTTTCCCGTGTTACTTGCCATTTGGAAAATCGCTCCGGCTCTTCTCACTGGCAACACTATGATCTTGAAGCCCTCTCCTTTTACTCCGCTGACCAGTCTCAAGCTAGGAGAGTTGGTACAGAGCATCGTCCCCCCGGGCGTACTCAATGTCTTATCGGGCGGAGATGAACTCGGGAGCTGGATCTCAAGCCATCCTGATATCGATAAGATCAGCTTTACCGGATCGACGTCAACTGGCAAAAAAATTGTGCAAGCGGCGAGCAACACCTTGAAGAG of the Aquisediminimonas profunda genome contains:
- a CDS encoding class I adenylate-forming enzyme family protein, with translation MISTLADVPRMAAHRFGERIAVECGREKLSFVEIDRLSDFIASDLDIKKSDRVILFGENSTSWITHFYGILKAGGIVVPVNALLTHEEVAVIAAHCGANTVIVSPAVRNKIGDGLPGLSLLSWDRTVEATSYVPQVILDTQPAAICYTSGTTGTPKGATLTHRNMLSNALLTATMHVKNERDVMLSALPCSHVYGNVVMQSTFLSGAKLNLFANFEPGAMLDAIEQQKVTIFEGVPTMYYYLLAENLEARDLSSLRLCTVGGQAMPVERMKMAQRRLGANLVELWGMTELAGVGMTHSAIAATIGEAPFGSIGTTLPSLEARLMSLTKQGDLAVEGEVGELQIRGPIVMQGYWNAKEATDAAIDADGWLATGDIATADSAGNYKIVDRKKDMILTAGYNIFPTELEAVIATHRAVSMVAVVGIPDQLKGEIPRAVIVPKDGYNIDVAELDAHCRAKLASYKIPREFVFVSELPKTSSGKVLRRALKET
- a CDS encoding aldehyde dehydrogenase family protein is translated as MDFENSYQMLINGKLVSTPTNFEVLNPATEEVIARAPCATRDLLRDAVTAARNAFPIWRDTPIAERQRVVRQIGTAIETNADALKRLLTLEQGKARAGADWEIDGSAAWCAAISEQSLTPEIIENEKNHFVETRRVPLGVIGAITPWNFPVLLAIWKIAPALLTGNTMILKPSPFTPLTSLKLGELVQSIVPPGVLNVLSGGDELGSWISSHPDIDKISFTGSTSTGKKIVQAASNTLKRVTLELGGNDPAIVMPDVDPTAIAKELFWAAFQNSAQFCVAAKRIYIHEDIYDAVRDELVTYAKTIKIGNGSHQGTELGPIQNRMQYEKLKDLIADIKSNGSKIALGGDVPVGQGYFVPITIVDDPSEDSRIVKEEAFGPILPLLKFNDINDVIARANDTHYGLAASVWSNDLALARKVAERIEAGTVWINEVHVFGPHIAFGGHKQSGIGVENAREGLAEYTNSQTIMQRQLI